GGTGGTGAATACAAGACACTTCTGTGAATAAAAAGAACACCAGAATTGCCACTGTCTTCAACAGACTGAAAGTCCTGTAGTGTAAATTTAAATGGTTCTTTTACACTGCTTTTTATCCAATTACATTTACAGGAGCAGTACGTTGTTTGATGTTTTGAGTAACCCAAATTTGTAATTTAGCATAAAACTGCACAAAGACTTAATCTAGAACCGTATCTATCACTACTCTCGCTTTCAATCTGCAGAGTACTTCAGAGGGGCTGCTCAATTCCTCCTACGAGATTCAGGAAACAAAACTTCCTTTTATTCACAGGTTATGTTGTTTTCTTGCAACATTCAGCAACAGCATAGGCTTTTCTAtttagaaatatgtattttttttaattaaagtgtcTTTCAGACTCACAACTTGAAAAAAGGTAATATATTGAAAAGGATCATAATTCCAGCGTGTTTACACTGCGATGAAGTGCTGATTGTGCAATGAGGTGCAGAGAGGAAACCCCTGGGTTAGTGCTCACTGTTAGTATAACCATACTTGATTGTTTAACTATGCGTTTCAATACCTCAATTTTTTGCGCTACTGTTTGGGCCTGGAGAGTCTCAATTTCTTTTAGTTTCAAAGCCAGATTGTTCATCTCCTCCTGCAGCATCTGATTTTTGCCCTCAGAGACCAGCAATTTGCCCGAGAGGTCACTATTGGTTTGTTCTAAAAGTGCTACTTCCTCGCGCAGTCTATAATTATCGGTGGAtaatttctccttctctttcagtATTTCTTCCTTCGCGACGAGCAGACTCTTCTGTTCAGCAAGCAGGCTGTCGTTTTCCTGGAGTAATTGTGTCTTCTCCTTCTCCGTGACCTCGTGCCTGTGTCGAAGCTCCTCCAGGCTCTCGGAGACAGCGCTATGCAGGTCCTGGAGCTCTGCTTTTGATTTAGACAAGGACACAAAGTCACTCTGGAGCCGTTTGATACTGGCAGCGAGCTGCTCCGTCTCTGCACAGAgggcttctttttctttaattatttctgCCAGTTTAGTTTCggatttttctttcccctgaacTAAAAGTTCTTTCTCAGCCAGCaagcctttatttttctctcGCAGCTCTTCTATCTCCTTCTCTAAGAAACTGATGTTGCTTTGAAGTTCCTTACGTTCCAACAAAAAGGATTCCTTGTCCAGTTTTCTAGCTTCCTTTTCTATGGTTAAGTTTTCTGTCATAATCTCAACCTCTCCATTTAATTTCTGACACTTATCTTGCAATTCAGACCTCTCTCTGCTCAGCATTTCCCTATCAGAGGAACAGGTCTTCAATGAAGACGACAGGACCTGCTTGGCCTGTGCTACAGCAGCCAGTTCATTTTCTATCATTCTTTTGGCATCCTGGGCCTCCGTCAGAAGATCTGAGAGGTCACGTTTACAGGCCATTAGCTCTTCATTTTCTAGAGTCTTCTTACTTAGCTCTTCCTTGAGGGCTTCAACGGAATCTTGGAGCGCGGTATTCTCTTGGGCCAGAGCGCTCCTGGCTGAGACATCCAGTTCACGTTCTCTTTTCATATCAGAAAGTGCATTTGCAGAAGACTTGATTTCATCAAGAAGCTCTGAGTATTTGTTCTCCAATTCCTTCTTCTCTTGAAGAAGAGCTTCATTGTGCCTTTCAAATTGCAACGACTTCTGAAAAGCAGATTCCTTTTCTAAATTCAGTTCGTTTATTTTCTCAGTAAAGACTTTCTCAGCAAGTATGGCATCTGCTGTGGCTTGAGCAAGCTTCTCAGCAACTGCCTTGTTTTCATTGGAAAGTTCTTCCCTTTCAGCCAAAAGCCTTCGTTCTGATGAAGAAAGAGCCTCTTTCTCTTGTCGTAACTGAACACATTCAGAATTGGATATCTCTCTTGAGGCTTTAATTTCCTCAAGAAGACGAGAGAGACCAGCAAGGGAATCCTTCAACTCCAGATTGTCTTTCAGCGCCGTTTTGAGTTCTTGCCGTTGAGTCTCCAGCTCCGTTTGCATCTCATCTGTTCTCAATTTCAGTGCCTGGTTGTCACTAACCGTACTGTCTAAACTCACTCGCAGCTCTTCTACACTTTTAAGGAGCGTCTCCTTCTCGGACTGCAGACTCTGACGTGTCTGCAACAGACTGTCCATTTCATTTTTTAAGGCTATATGTGTATTTTGAAGGTCTGAGTGTTTACCCAGGGCTGAGTCCCTCTCTGCAGTCAGAGCTGACACTTGCTGCAGCAGCTCTCTGCGCTCTCTGGCCAGGGCCTCACAAGAACTTTCTGCCTTCCGAATAACATCGTCTTTGTCTTTAACAGCTGCATCTTTCTCTTCCAAAAGCTTCTGATAATGCTCCAGTTCCTCCCGTTCCTTGATGTGTTTCTGACATACCACATCCATGGCATTTCTGTTGGCCCGAAGCTcttccagctgctggagcaaggTTGACTCTGAGGACCGGAGAGCATCATTTTCTTGAGTTATCCTCAGAAGCTCTGCCCGTGTTGCCGCTAATTCAGAGAGTAATTTGTTTTTCTCAGAAATGAGTGCTAACTTTTCTGTGCTCTCCTGCTGAATTTTGGCCTCGgcttctttcttctgctttagaatttttttattttccgaATTAAGTTCTTCATTTATTGTCCAAAGTTCTTCTTGGTCTCGTTGCATTAACAAAATCTCTGATTCCAGTTCTTGAAGTTTTGATAACAAGGAACCTCTCTCTAATCTTAAAGCATTTCCCTCCTGTGCCAGAGTCTCTTTTGCTGATATCAAACCCCTCATCTCGTCTGACATTAGTTCAATCTCTTTTCTGGCTGAAGCTAACAGAGAGCTTACGGACTAAAGAAACAAAGtcaggaagaagggaaaacaaacatgAAGTCAAGCAGACAAATGAGAAATGTGGCTTAAGGGCAAACAGAGCTACTGTAatttaagctttttaaaaagtgtataCACTGACACACAGTCCCTGTGTGAACTCAGCTGCTGACGGGCACCCCTGATAACTCGTGACCAAACACCCGCCCTCTGTAGGAAAACCTTTTAGtggttaaataaaaataattaaatggttTGAAGGTTCCTCCTTACCAGACTCCATCATGGTTTTAAAACCACCCTCGACACATTTTCTGAGTGTAAATTACTCAGAAAAGAGCCACAAAATGACTTAATGAGAATCCAAGTGAACGCAAATGCAAGCAGTTATATTAGATACTGACTTCCATTCTCAAATTCACCATTTATAGCTAATTGTCCTCATGATTCTGTCCAAAATGTGTTGTCATAACCCACTCAATGTGAAGCACATCAGTGCTGTATTGAAAGTTAATTTGTGTGCCAATGTATACACTAAATATTTTGCTAAAAAACATAAGACAAACATTATAGCAAATAACTAATGAGGGATGAAAGCAAGCAGCAACGTCAAAGAAACAgcggaaaaaaagaaaactactgaAGTCAAGCTACGTACCAAGTAGTTCCACATAATATGAGATTTTACTACAGAACCAAGTTTCAGGTGTGTAACGCTTTTAAATGAAATGGTTCACAACATATCCCATTTAAAATTCATGCTTTTAAAAACCAGATAATAACATCTGGCTACAACTGATTGCGCTGAGCCAGATATCCACGAACACAAAACATTAACAGCCAAGAACCATATTTCATGGATTCTTGAGTAATCCAGGAAGACAATGAGTTAGTTGCATGTGCATCTTCCCTAACCTATATTCGTCTACCCTGGAAAAGTTCAGAAAAGAAACACTGTAAAAATCCTACTAGGAAATTAGGAAGCCCAGCAAAAAAGAGTGATTCGCTGTAACAGAAATATTTCGATTACCCACACAGTAACACAGGATACCTACCTGGGCCTGTTCCGCTTGCTTTCTCAGCTCCTCAGCCTGTGTTTCTAactcattgtttttcttttgtgccATTTTCAGGGCCTCTTCTGCATCCAGCAAGTTCTGCTTAAACTCTTTGATATCCGCGTCATGTTTAGTGATCATCTCGGCAGTTTCTTTTTCATACTTTGCCTGAAGATCCTTATACTGATTCTGGCTACTCTCCACTTGCTTTTTCTGACAGAAGATAAAACAATTGGAGCACAATTAAGGCAGCAGTGGTACTACGTTCTGCACACAGTTAGCAAGTGCTTTTTCAAGTTCTTCTTACCATGTCTGTTAGTTGATCCTGCatatttttcagttctgtttgATGAATCTTGAGAGTTTCTTGCTGACTCTGCTCAGCTCTCTGTGTTGTCTGCTCCACATTTTTCTGAAGCTCAACAGCCTTTTCATTCGCTTTTGTGAGCTCAAGTTGTATTTGCTCCAACTCCCTAAAAAGACCAAATAAAAGAACATTACTTTTTGCTGACAGCACGGCAAGCACAGAGATGAAAGAGTTTAAATTATGCTGAAGTTCTATATTCTGTCCAAGCATTCAGAAAGAGATTTAATTATTTAACATATAGAGAATATTCTGCTAAATTAAGTGTACACAAGTGAGATGGAGCACTTGctcatgtgcagcacaacagaGCTGCCAGTTACTTTGCTCCCAGTTTGGGGTTTTGCAAAGGTAAAGAGCAACTGTTCTATGTAcaatttttatttgaaacaaaacacattttctatTGCTAGTCCAAAATGTGACTCAAGTCTTTTATATTCAAATAAACCAAACAAGCTTATCAGGTAATCAAATAATTAAGTAGGACAATCACAAAACAATCTAGATTATTGAAATATTAATTTACTCTGGACAATGAGAAGCACCTTACATAAGAATTTTAGAATTATAAATGTTAGATGCTCTTCAAATCGCTCTGAGGAGACTGTTTTGAGTAATTTAGTTTGATAGAATAAGTTCACCTGTCATATCAATGTGACACTCAGGAGCATCTTGTTCAGATATTTacaaaaaagataaatgagaagCTGGGAGTCCAGGAGCAGCGAATTAACGTGAAAATGTTCTGACAATAACGAATACCTTTCTTTTAACCGGAGCTCATCATTCATTTTCGTcagctgggcagagctgtctcctgAAGACTTCATGATCTCTGCAATATCATTTTCAAGTTTGGCTTTAGCTTCAATCAGTTGCTGCTCCTTCTCTTCTCGCTCCTTCAATTTCTTCTCCATCACTGAGCAAGACAAAGGTTAGCAGTCCAGTAAATTTAAGAGAAAGGGTGTATACAGAGTAGCTAGAAGATAGTGAAGAACTATAAGCAGAGCAATATTGATGCTAGAGAACTTGCAAATTAcccctttaaaattaaaaattacaacTGATTGACTTTTGAACTGTGAACTGCAGCAAAAGGTTCAGAACTCTTCAGGAGGAGTAAAAAAGCGATTAGTTAAGAAATCTTTCTTTCAGAAAAGATTCACTTAACTTCAGGCCATGAGAAGCTGATAGGAGCTGTACCCATGGCAGAGGGTAACCCAGGCCTGTGACAGCAGCTGCGCACATCCGACAGGCCAGACAACTCACCAGCTATTCAGCAGAGCAGCGGAAGAGAAACAGCACAAGCAATGTGAAACTACAGTGAAAAACCAACTCGGTCCAGGGCAGGCACTGCCCCCAAAGGGACAAGCAGCCCTGGGGGTGACTTCTACAGTCCTAACAATGCcttgaaacatttttcttacagCGTTCTTAATACCTTTCTATATGGGTTTTAAATGGAGATGTACAACTAGACAGATAGAGCAAGACTCCCTGTATGagagaggaagaagcagagaaccCAACTAACGCACAGTCTTTTGATgtccttaaaaagaaaatgctacTTATGGCCAAGGCTTCCGCAAACTAACTGTCTTACATTTGCAATGCCTCAGTCTGGGCCCCAAAGCCTTCGCCTGGTATCTGATCATTATCTCAGCATCACTTTGTTGTAAAATTGAACAAGAAGATTTGGAACATGCTCAACCAGGACATCTCCTGTCTTACAGCCCTATTTCACTAACATCATGGTCACCTTGCGGTGTCACTATACGTGGTGCCAAAACCTGGCTTCTGCCCGGACAAAAGGCTTTCTCTGGGAAAAGCACTGCACACTATGACGCGGTGAGCTGAGCAGGAGGCGTACAGAAGCACAAAGCTGACATATTTTTCAGAAGGTtccattttatttcttccttaccaGTCAAACTAGACTTCAGCTGTTCCAGTTCTGAAGACATGAGTGCAAACTGTTCttctttttggtttagtttttttattgtttctatgcaagtaaaattttgaaaacaaagttAGTAACTACTTAACTACAGAGAATTCCACCTACTTACAAGGTATATTACTCTTAATAAGAGAGGTTACAAGTAATCCTGTCCTTTGCATAGCTGCTGAAAGTGCTGTACCACCAAGTGTAAATCTGAAGGCACATGGAAAAAAAGCTCTTTATTTTGCATTGATTTTCTGTAGCTTTTTAGTTCTTTGTTTCGTTTAGTAGCTGACATACCTTGCATAGTTTGTTGAACTTTCTCTGCTTCATCAGCTGCGCTAGtaaacttttctttctgaaaaaaggATAAAAACCTGGGGTAAGGTTTGGTAATAGCGGTATAATTCAGCCACTGAATTTATATTAGGTATTTCTGAAGTACAAAATAGAACAGTCTTCACTTCTGTCATGAACAGATCTGTGTTTGAATTACAGTTGCAACCAAGTCCCTAAACATTCAAAATCACTTCTCCATCAGCTACAACAGCAACACAACGGCAGCGCCAGAGCCCAGCGGAGGAGACGGGATTCTGGGTCTCAATGCAAGAAGCTGCACAGTGGACACCTGCGGCCCTGTATCAATCTCGTACCAGTATGTTCCAGCTTTACCAGTAGGAAAAGATGCTGGGTTGTAAAGAAAAGGGAGGATACTGAGGAAGATAAGAAGTGAGACTCTCCCACCAACTTCAAATATTTACTGGGGCCATGGAAAGATTTTATGACAGGGACAGCAAAACCTAAAAGCATGTCCTTTTGTTGCTAACTCTGGTGTAGTTTCTCAGGAAAATCCCACCCAACCACAGAATACTTGCAAACTTAATTAAATTTGCAAAACGAGAAATCAGATGAAAAAATGTCTTCAAAAACCATTTGTAAGGCACGTATAGCAAGCACTAATACGTACAACAGTTTAGTCTAAATTTAAACCACATGCtgcttttgattttgtttaaTGTTTTATCTGAAATCCATAAACAGACAAGTTCTATTTAGACAAAACACCTGATAACACAGAACTCAGGTGAAATGTTCTTTTCATTCCAAGACAGGTCCTATAAGCCATGAACCCTCCCCATCTTTGCATGAGTAAAGGAGCTCTGAAAGATCCACAGATTTCAGTGACACTCTCACCATGAAAACCAAAAGCCAAAGCATAAAGTCAAAATTTCGGGGTTTTACTCACCAAAACTTGAAGTTCCTTTTCCAAAGAATCTTTAACTTGATTTACTGCACTCAAGTTTTGCTCAAGGTCAAGAAGCTTTTGCTCTTTGCCCTGCAGTTCTTTGGCCAGATTACTAGCCTAACAAACATGATGAAATGgagtaaaataaaattacaaacacaaatgaaaaaacaggaaaattaaaagTTGAATCTGAAAAGTAACTATAACATTGCTGTAGgatgacaaaaattaaaaaaaccaaacaaaacaagctgaagaaaaaaatgtgatgtgTAACTGAGTGAAGCTGCTTTCCACTGATGACCACATACATCACAGTATTAATTGCACCCAGGAATATATTTGAAAGGCTCTGGACCACAGAACCACAGTGTGACCTCAAAAATAAGAGTCAAAGGTTTGTAAAAATCTTGCACCTTGGAACCATCTGTGAAGGGTTTAGGAAAGGAATTTCCAGTTACTTTCCACACTACTCTTACAATTAGAGCTCTAACTTGTCAGGTCATGTATAGATCTGATGTGTGGGGAACCCTAAAAAGAAATGAGATCTTAGCACTTGTATTCCTAGCTGGGGTGGAGGAACCACTTCCAAGCACTGAATGCCACACTAGCAACTATAAAATCTTGGTAAGATGTATCACATTGCAATCTGGGCTTCAAAATGCTGTGAAGCGGCACCTAACATCACCACTGCACACCCTTATCTTAAAGAAAACTTCCACCAGGATCTCCTCtgcttgtcttcttttttttaatagcctcTTCCATCACCTTGTTTGATGAGAGGCAAAGTAATGAAGGTGCAGTGGAAACATTTCTCCCCTGAACCCCGAGTAACTTGATCTGAATTCCTCTGTCACCAAAGGTTAAAAACTTCTCCCAAATGAGCCAAGAAACTAAGTCTTGCATCACACGAAGCTCTGGGCACAGGCAGGCTGGAGCCTGCACCAAGGAACTGCAGAAAGAATTGGTTTATTTTGTGTAATGGTGCAGCCCAATGACCCAGTTCACACTTTCTCTAAACCTCCTCAGACAGTACCAAGACACATTCAATAAACCCCGTTTTTTCTGTGATGTATTTGCTATGGCAGATTAGAACAGTACAAAcgtaaaatgaaagcaaaaagtaaaaatgaaaggATGGATGTTGATACAAACCTTGCTACTTCCATCAACCTTTTCAGTCTCTAAATTCTGAATTTGTTTCTCGGCTGCCTCAAGCTGCTTGCTAAGTTTCTGGATTTCCAATTTACCTTCAGAATTGGCTTTCTGAAGTGCAGCAAGGTCCAAAAGCTTTTCTTCAGCAGCTTTGATCTGTGGTGTAAGACTATCAATAACTTTGGTTTGTTCATTGTACTTGGCTTGCAGTACCTCTAGCTCCTTTACCTTTATTTCAGCTTCCTGCAATTTGTTTAAAGTGTCTTCCATTTCTACTAGATGCTGATCTTCCACACTTTCCAATTTGGTCTTCAGGCTTTCCAGGTTTTGTTCTTTCTCCTCTGTGACTGCCAACAGTTTTGCTTTCAGGGATTCAATCTCTTTTAAATAATGAgatttttcattttcctgcttCAGTTTTAAATTGGACATTTCATTTTCATAGTCTAATTTAATCTTCTCGATCTGAGTCTTTAACTCTGCAAATTCCGCTGTCTGAGCCCCTACACCTTTGCTGAAAGAAACTTTTAGTTCTTCCATCGCTTGCTGGTGGGAGGCGATCGCAGATTCCAGCTTTGATTTCCACAGCTCTATTACATCTGAATTCTCCTTGTTGGCGTGATCCAGCTTAGTTTTCAAGGATTCATTTTCTTTTGCCATTCTCTCATTTGAAGCTGAAAGCGatttgatctctttctgcaaTGTTTCTTCACTAATCCCGAACTTCTCTTTCAATGAATTCACCTCATTCTCATGTTCTTTGCTAACCGCTGCCATTTTTTCTTGCAAAGAACTTATTTCTTGTAACAACGAAAGAGAAGTGTCCACATCATCCATGTGTTTACTAGACTCTAATCTCCCTCGGAGTTCAGCTACTTCCTTCACCCGCAACGCTAGATCTCTCTCTAGTTCCATGATGCGAGACTTTTCTGACACCGTGGCCACCTATGATTAGCAGCATtttaaggaaagaagaaagaattatAAAAGATATGTTTAATACAAAGACATATTGGCTTCACCGAAAAGAAACTGCCGAGTGTTGCAAACTAACGTTCGTGTATTCTCACCAGGTGACTGTTGATGCAGCTTGTGGTACGGAAAAGCACGCAAAGCTACCACAATTATTTCTAATTAGGAAGTTGCTGTTTCAACATCCTGAAAAAGATACCACTTACCTGCAATTGCCCTTTAAAAGTACTTATTACAGAGTAGATTCTTGGTTTTATAATATTCATCATACCTCAGCTTCAACAAAAGCCACGTGTATGCATGAATATAAAAGTATTTATCTGTTCTTAAGAACTGACACCTGCTGAACTTCTGACTTGGGACAAAGTATGTCCAGTAATATTTTGACAGGTGACAGTATTACTTATGCTACTGGGATATCTATGAAAATATTATGTCATGGGTAcaaaaaaagaactaaaaagcCACAGCAAACCATGATTTAGTAAAGCAAGTAAGTATAACAACTATTTAAGACATCAAAAACCAATCCTCAAATACTAAATTTGTGGTAAAAGTACTGGCATGGTCGATCTTACTTTTCTTACTTTTAATGAAATTTACTCCTCCTAAAAATGAACCACTGAACATCCGTGAAGGTCAATTCACAGCCCCATTTGTTACTTTTGACATGGATTCAAGCAGTAATTTTGCAGGTTTAAGACATCTTACCTGAATCCTTCTGAAGAAATGAGTACACATATAcaggcaaacacacacacacaacaccaaaGCTCAGAAATAATGTTAATTTTTAAAGTGTTCCAGCTGGATCTATTGCAGGTACCGATGACGGCAGGATCTGTTTCAGCGTGTGTTACACCCAGCAGCCTGTGCCATCAGAAATCTTCCACAACACAAATCAGTCTTGTTATTTAAATAGTGAAAACCATTACCCTAGTGTCTTCTAACTCCCTCTGGAGTTTGTCAGCTTTGGTCTTTTCAAAGAGCAGGCTCTGTTCAAGCTCCTTAATGCGGGCATGCTCCAGTTTGGTCTGCGTCTGTTAgtaaaaagggaaaggaagagaacacAACGGTGCCACCATCACATGCCAGCACAAGAGGAGGGAGCCACATGCAGGCCGTGCTGCCAGAGTCTTCTACCCATGATGAGCAGAGAAGATGCAGTGGATAAAATGACCAGGGAAACGCTACGGATGAGGAAGATGGACTGAAAGTGTAAATGGACTGacgtggaaaaaaaaatttaaaagcaaaataaaaaaaaaaagtcacaaacgaAAAAATATGGACAAAAAAGTTTCATGCAGCCAAGTAGAAGTTATTTATCAGTACATGAAGTTTTCAGCACAAATTAGAAtagttatgtaaaaaaaaatatatgtgtatatatatctgtaCCTCTTTTAATATGATACTAAGTCCCTTTCCTTTTCATCCCACTAACTTTTTGCTTTaaagtatttggtttattttataaaTGATCTTTTTATTAACCAGGGGACAAAATTCACCATGGAAGCTCATGTGACAgatccaaactttttttttaatagtagctGTATCTCAAGTCTCAGCCATAAAAATTCCTTTGGTCAAGACCTGGGAACATGGATGCTCATTTGTCATTACAGTATGAATTACCTCaatagaaagagaatggttttCTACAAGTGCAGAACCCTCCTAGTTTTGCCCCCTCCTCCTCtttcaggaaggaaggaaggaagcaacaAGTAAGACTCTCCAAAATCAGGGAAAAGAGCGAATTGGTCTGGTTGCTCTATAGTTACTGAAGTCGAAATACATGGAACAAGATGCAGaagtaaggaaaaacaaagcctAATTTTAATAGGTTCCTAAACAGAAGCACAAAGCAAATGAAAGTAAGTGCTTACCAAGAGGTAGAATTTTTAGCGAGAACAC
This DNA window, taken from Patagioenas fasciata isolate bPatFas1 chromosome 17, bPatFas1.hap1, whole genome shotgun sequence, encodes the following:
- the CLIP1 gene encoding CAP-Gly domain-containing linker protein 1 isoform X6, encoding MSMLKPSGLKAPSKTIKHGSTLLKTPVATAPAEKAASSEKASSATTADAHEEFVDDFRVGERVWVNGNKPGFIQFLGETQFAPGQWAGIVLDEPIGKNDGCVAGIRYFQCEPLRGIFTRPSKLTRKVLTEDEANGTQTAHPSRATSPTSTSAASVVSSAAAALPPSGIPQKTSPLAAKEHSTPQISNLSKTASESISNLSEAGSLKKGERELKIGDRVLVGGTKAGVVRFLGETDFAKGEWCGVELDEPLGKNDGAVAGTRYFQCQPKYGLFAPVHKVTKIGFPSTTPAKAKTTVRKVVATPTALKRSPSASSLSSLSSVASSVSSKPSRTGLLTETSSRYARKISGTTALQEALKEKQQHIEQLLAERDLERAEVAKATSHVGEMEQELALVRDGHDRHVLEMEAKMDQLRAMVEAADREKVELLNQLEEEKRKVEDLQFRVEEESITKGDLEVATVSEKSRIMELERDLALRVKEVAELRGRLESSKHMDDVDTSLSLLQEISSLQEKMAAVSKEHENEVNSLKEKFGISEETLQKEIKSLSASNERMAKENESLKTKLDHANKENSDVIELWKSKLESAIASHQQAMEELKVSFSKGVGAQTAEFAELKTQIEKIKLDYENEMSNLKLKQENEKSHYLKEIESLKAKLLAVTEEKEQNLESLKTKLESVEDQHLVEMEDTLNKLQEAEIKVKELEVLQAKYNEQTKVIDSLTPQIKAAEEKLLDLAALQKANSEGKLEIQKLSKQLEAAEKQIQNLETEKVDGSSKASNLAKELQGKEQKLLDLEQNLSAVNQVKDSLEKELQVLKEKFTSAADEAEKVQQTMQETIKKLNQKEEQFALMSSELEQLKSSLTVMEKKLKEREEKEQQLIEAKAKLENDIAEIMKSSGDSSAQLTKMNDELRLKERELEQIQLELTKANEKAVELQKNVEQTTQRAEQSQQETLKIHQTELKNMQDQLTDMKKQVESSQNQYKDLQAKYEKETAEMITKHDADIKEFKQNLLDAEEALKMAQKKNNELETQAEELRKQAEQAQSVSSLLASARKEIELMSDEMRGLISAKETLAQEGNALRLERGSLLSKLQELESEILLMQRDQEELWTINEELNSENKKILKQKKEAEAKIQQESTEKLALISEKNKLLSELAATRAELLRITQENDALRSSESTLLQQLEELRANRNAMDVVCQKHIKEREELEHYQKLLEEKDAAVKDKDDVIRKAESSCEALARERRELLQQVSALTAERDSALGKHSDLQNTHIALKNEMDSLLQTRQSLQSEKETLLKSVEELRVSLDSTVSDNQALKLRTDEMQTELETQRQELKTALKDNLELKDSLAGLSRLLEEIKASREISNSECVQLRQEKEALSSSERRLLAEREELSNENKAVAEKLAQATADAILAEKVFTEKINELNLEKESAFQKSLQFERHNEALLQEKKELENKYSELLDEIKSSANALSDMKRERELDVSARSALAQENTALQDSVEALKEELSKKTLENEELMACKRDLSDLLTEAQDAKRMIENELAAVAQAKQVLSSSLKTCSSDREMLSRERSELQDKCQKLNGEVEIMTENLTIEKEARKLDKESFLLERKELQSNISFLEKEIEELREKNKGLLAEKELLVQGKEKSETKLAEIIKEKEALCAETEQLAASIKRLQSDFVSLSKSKAELQDLHSAVSESLEELRHRHEVTEKEKTQLLQENDSLLAEQKSLLVAKEEILKEKEKLSTDNYRLREEVALLEQTNSDLSGKLLVSEGKNQMLQEEMNNLALKLKEIETLQAQTVAQKIEAAKMAEDVLQTVEKVTKEKDAIHKEKIETLASLENSRQTNEKLQNELDMLKQNNLKNEEELNKSKELLNLENKKVEELKKEFEALKLAAAQKSQQLAALQEENLKLAEELGRSRDEVTSHQKLEEERSVLNNQLLEMKKRESALKKEIDEERASLQQSISVTSALITQKDEELEKLRNEITVLRGENASAKTLQSVVKSLESDKLKLEEKVKNLEQKLKENNEQPLPVTGSAGDFAGNQLQDEIAKEKQIDFLNSVIVDLQRRNEELNSKIQRMCEAALNGNEEEINNYDSEEESLSKKKPRLFCDICGCFDLHDTEDCPTQAQMLEEPPHSAHHGSRREERPYCDTCEMFGHWTADCNDDETF
- the CLIP1 gene encoding CAP-Gly domain-containing linker protein 1 isoform X4, which produces MSMLKPSGLKAPSKTIKHGSTLLKTPVATAPAEKAASSEKASSATTADAHEEFVDDFRVGERVWVNGNKPGFIQFLGETQFAPGQWAGIVLDEPIGKNDGCVAGIRYFQCEPLRGIFTRPSKLTRKVLTEDEANGTQTAHPSRATSPTSTSAASVVSSAAAALPPSGIPQKTSPLAAKEHSTPQISNLSKTASESISNLSEAGSLKKGERELKIGDRVLVGGTKAGVVRFLGETDFAKGEWCGVELDEPLGKNDGAVAGTRYFQCQPKYGLFAPVHKVTKIGFPSTTPAKAKTTVRKVVATPTALKRSPSASSLSSLSSVASSVSSKPSRTGLLTETSSRYARKISGTTALQEALKEKQQHIEQLLAERDLERAEVAKATSHVGEMEQELALVRDGHDRHVLEMEAKMDQLRAMVEAADREKVELLNQLEEEKRKVEDLQFRVEEESITKGDLERKRQISEDPENVATVSEKSRIMELERDLALRVKEVAELRGRLESSKHMDDVDTSLSLLQEISSLQEKMAAVSKEHENEVNSLKEKFGISEETLQKEIKSLSASNERMAKENESLKTKLDHANKENSDVIELWKSKLESAIASHQQAMEELKVSFSKGVGAQTAEFAELKTQIEKIKLDYENEMSNLKLKQENEKSHYLKEIESLKAKLLAVTEEKEQNLESLKTKLESVEDQHLVEMEDTLNKLQEAEIKVKELEVLQAKYNEQTKVIDSLTPQIKAAEEKLLDLAALQKANSEGKLEIQKLSKQLEAAEKQIQNLETEKVDGSSKASNLAKELQGKEQKLLDLEQNLSAVNQVKDSLEKELQVLKEKFTSAADEAEKVQQTMQETIKKLNQKEEQFALMSSELEQLKSSLTVMEKKLKEREEKEQQLIEAKAKLENDIAEIMKSSGDSSAQLTKMNDELRLKERELEQIQLELTKANEKAVELQKNVEQTTQRAEQSQQETLKIHQTELKNMQDQLTDMKKQVESSQNQYKDLQAKYEKETAEMITKHDADIKEFKQNLLDAEEALKMAQKKNNELETQAEELRKQAEQAQSVSSLLASARKEIELMSDEMRGLISAKETLAQEGNALRLERGSLLSKLQELESEILLMQRDQEELWTINEELNSENKKILKQKKEAEAKIQQESTEKLALISEKNKLLSELAATRAELLRITQENDALRSSESTLLQQLEELRANRNAMDVVCQKHIKEREELEHYQKLLEEKDAAVKDKDDVIRKAESSCEALARERRELLQQVSALTAERDSALGKHSDLQNTHIALKNEMDSLLQTRQSLQSEKETLLKSVEELRVSLDSTVSDNQALKLRTDEMQTELETQRQELKTALKDNLELKDSLAGLSRLLEEIKASREISNSECVQLRQEKEALSSSERRLLAEREELSNENKAVAEKLAQATADAILAEKVFTEKINELNLEKESAFQKSLQFERHNEALLQEKKELENKYSELLDEIKSSANALSDMKRERELDVSARSALAQENTALQDSVEALKEELSKKTLENEELMACKRDLSDLLTEAQDAKRMIENELAAVAQAKQVLSSSLKTCSSDREMLSRERSELQDKCQKLNGEVEIMTENLTIEKEARKLDKESFLLERKELQSNISFLEKEIEELREKNKGLLAEKELLVQGKEKSETKLAEIIKEKEALCAETEQLAASIKRLQSDFVSLSKSKAELQDLHSAVSESLEELRHRHEVTEKEKTQLLQENDSLLAEQKSLLVAKEEILKEKEKLSTDNYRLREEVALLEQTNSDLSGKLLVSEGKNQMLQEEMNNLALKLKEIETLQAQTVAQKIEAAKMAEDVLQTVEKVTKEKDAIHKEKIETLASLENSRQTNEKLQNELDMLKQNNLKNEEELNKSKELLNLENKKVEELKKEFEALKLAAAQKSQQLAALQEENLKLAEELGRSRDEVTSHQKLEEERSVLNNQLLEMKKRESALKKEIDEERASLQQSISVTSALITQKDEELEKLRNEITVLRGENASAKTLQSVVKSLESDKLKLEEKVKNLEQKLKENNEQPLPVTGSAGDFAGNQLQDEIAKEKQIDFLNSVIVDLQRRNEELNSKIQRMCEAALNGNEEEINNYDSEEESLSKKKPRLFCDICGCFDLHDTEDCPTQAQMLEEPPHSAHHGSRREERPYCDTCEMFGHWTADCNDDETF